In a single window of the Entelurus aequoreus isolate RoL-2023_Sb linkage group LG16, RoL_Eaeq_v1.1, whole genome shotgun sequence genome:
- the psma8 gene encoding proteasome subunit alpha-type 8: protein MAARYDRAITVFSPDGHLFQVEYAQEAVKKGSTAVGIRGKDIVVLGVEKKSVAKLQEERTVRKICALDEHVCMAFAGLTADARIVINRARVECQSHRLTVEDPVTVEYITRYIATLKQRYTQSNGRRPFGISALIVGFDDDGTPRLYQTDPSGTYHAWKANAIGRSAKTVREFLEKNYTDEAIAGDNEAIKLAIKALLEVVQSGGKNIELAVIRRNQPLKILESKEIETLVAEIEKEKEEEAEKKKQKKST from the exons ATGGCGGCCAGATACGATAGAGCTATCACCGTCTTCTCTCCGGATGGTCATCTTTTCCAAGTAGAGTACGCACAAGAAGCTGTAAAGAAAGGCTCCACTGCG GTAGGAATCAGGGGTAAAGACATTGTAGTCCTCGGAGTGGAGAAGAAATCTGTAGCAAAGTTGCAGGAGGAGAGAACCGTCCGCAAGATATGTGCCCTGGACGAGCACGTCTGTATGGCATTTGCAG GGCTGACAGCGGACGCTCGCATTGTGATAAACAGAGCACGGGTTGAGTGTCAGAGCCACAGGTTAACTGTGGAGGATCCTGTCACTGTTGAATACATCACACGCTACATCGCCACTCTGAAACAG CGCTACACTCAAAGCAACGGTCGCAGGCCATTTGGTATCTCTGCTTTGATTGTGGGCTTCGACGATGATGGCACTCCCAGGCTGTATCAGACCGACCCGTCAGGAACCTACCATGCCTGGAAG GCAAACGCAATTGGCCGTAGTGCCAAAACCGTAAGGGAGTTTCTGGAGAAGAACTACACAGATGAAGCCATCGCTGGAGATAATGAGGCAATCAAGTTGGCAATCAAGGCTTTGCTTGAG GTGGTCCAGTCAGGGGGAAAAAACATTGAACTTGCTGTCATCAGACGAAATCAGCCACTCAAG ATCCTTGAATCCAAGGAGATTGAGACCCTAGTGGCTGAGATCGAAAAAGAAAAAGAGGAAGAGGCAgaaaagaagaagcagaagaagtctACTTGA